Proteins encoded together in one Amblyomma americanum isolate KBUSLIRL-KWMA chromosome 1, ASM5285725v1, whole genome shotgun sequence window:
- the LOC144119238 gene encoding uncharacterized protein LOC144119238, whose amino-acid sequence MDRMLNYQQATGLTDGEVLAGVVPVSLTDQAARWFCLTGHRSRTMEEFRARFREEFLPADYDRRLRRELELRTQHPDESLLEYVRAMDELYRIADPSAPNGEKVERVTRQAHPTFAAYLRGVQFRDLDKLASAAKRIQADILASHAYRPPPPASQALEPRCAWNGDTFRIRSRGAETVAFSDGQLRNGWELSDRALDPYTYAMRAAHAARNQDVRNDRPKKPLETPSAELPYQPVDRAERKSSEGNPSLPVRPPVPPAVALCAAAACRPSHPLLNNSGGLSGEENARLSLLLNKYDAVFTERPGCTTLVRHKIETGDAVPWKCNPRPVSLAKRKALDNALDELLDTGVVERSNSPWGFPEVLVPKKDGTTRLCVDYRRLNEVTWKDAYPLPSIPSIVSNVGGAKYCDDRP is encoded by the exons ATGGATCGCATGCTGAACTACCAGCAGGCGACGGGGCTTACCGATGGCGAGGTTTTGGCGGGTGTCGTGCCAGTCTCACTGACTGATCAGGCTGCCCGCTGGTTCTGCCTCACTGGCCACCGGTCACGCACAATGGAGGAGTTCCGAGCGAGGTTTCGCGAGGAGTTCTTGCCCGCAGATTACGACCGTCGTCTGCGGCGCGAGTTGGAGCTGCGTACTCAGCATCCGGACGAATCCTTGCTTGAGTACGTGagggcgatggacgaactttatcgtatCGCAGACCCCTCAGCTCCGAACGGCGAGAAGGTAGAGCGCGTCACGCGACAAGCTCACCCTACCTTCGCAGCCTACCTACGAGGCGTGCAGTTCAGGGACTTGGACAAACTCGCCTCGGCAGCCAAGCGCATACAGGCGGACATACTCGCCTCCCACGCGTATCGGCCACCACCGCCAGCGTCGCAGGCACTTGAGCCGCGATGCGCCTGGAACGGAGACACTTTTCGCATTCGTTCCCGGGGTGCCGAAACGGTTGCATTCAGTGACGGgcaactgagaaacggttgggaaTTGTCTGACCGAGCTCTCGACCCGTACACGTATGCTATGCGGGCAGCACACGCTGCACGTAACCAAG ACGTACGCAACGATCGCCCGAAAAAGCCCCTCGAAACGCCTTCGGCCGAGCTGCCATACCAGCCGGTCGACCGCGCCGAGAGGAAAAGCTCGGAAGGGAACCCCTCCCTTCCCGTGCGACCCCCTGTCCCCCCTGCGGTTGCActctgcgccgcggcggcatGCAGGCCTTCCCACCCGCTCCTGAACAACTCAGGCGGTTTGTCGGGGGAGGAAAACGCACGCTTGTCTCTGCTCCTCAACAAATACGACGCTGTATTCACGGAGCGGCCTGGCTGCACTACGCTGGTTAGGCACAAAATTGAGACAGGCGACGCCGTTCCGTGGAAGTGCAATCCTCGGCCAGTCAGCTTGGCTAAGAGGAAAGCGCTCGATAACGCTCTGGACGAACTTCTCGACACAGGCGTTGTGGAACGTTCAAACAGCCCCTGGGGGTTTCCAGAGGTGCTGGTGCCCAAAAAGGATGGAACTACCCGCCTTTGTGTGGACTATCGACGCCTGAACGAGGTGACATGGAAGGACGCATACCCACTTCCGAGCATTCCCTCGATCGTGTCTAATGTTGGTGGAGCGAAGTactgtgatgaccgcccataa